A genomic stretch from Methylocystis sp. MJC1 includes:
- a CDS encoding Crp/Fnr family transcriptional regulator, protein MLSETEIVRWETIAPSLLTLDYHDKAVVYGQGDRLESLFWLLRGIVKLSHITEGGVQLTIDVMGPGGVFGSTLAEHLSDHTATSLGEIHVAKITHQELNSLVGESPEFATFLYAQLEARQKRTERKLITLLTKKVETRLVETLHELALVFGAPCPHGYSLEIPLTQQDIADLVYASRPAVTKAMNALRRRGVLDYRRDLICVNHSALQSAA, encoded by the coding sequence ATGCTGTCGGAAACCGAGATCGTGCGCTGGGAGACGATCGCGCCGTCCTTGCTTACCTTAGACTATCACGACAAGGCGGTCGTTTACGGACAGGGAGACCGATTGGAGAGCCTCTTTTGGCTGCTCAGGGGCATCGTCAAACTTTCTCATATCACAGAAGGTGGAGTTCAACTGACCATCGATGTGATGGGACCGGGCGGCGTATTCGGGAGCACATTGGCGGAGCATCTGTCGGATCACACGGCGACATCGCTCGGCGAAATTCACGTCGCCAAAATCACACATCAGGAACTGAATAGCCTGGTGGGCGAGAGTCCGGAATTCGCCACTTTCCTCTATGCCCAACTAGAAGCCAGGCAGAAACGGACGGAAAGAAAGTTGATCACTCTCCTCACCAAAAAGGTCGAAACGCGGCTCGTCGAGACCCTGCACGAACTCGCCTTAGTGTTCGGAGCGCCGTGCCCACATGGCTACTCGCTCGAGATACCGCTGACTCAGCAGGACATCGCTGATCTGGTTTACGCCAGTCGGCCTGCGGTGACTAAGGCCATGAACGCCTTGCGTCGCCGTGGCGTGCTCGATTACCGCCGGGACCTGATCTGCGTAAATCATTCCGCGCTGCAGTCCGCCGCGTAA
- a CDS encoding LPD7 domain-containing protein: MIDLAAYDLRPLSERLRRIRGARDFRERQALLEAVDSETLLEAARPAPARSSQLARTPASGLPYTGPRAPSRAAGESKEDEWAMRRPGSGRGGIAADPAPSARPEGGAAPGGSAAPSSRPSGVSPAIAAKAGLAAGAQAAVVKLASYGSGSARAASLLNYQSDKGQLTLEREDGTLVTGKAAVDDLAAHWREDDAREPSKDVFRVTLTFEGGLDLKAARAGLAVALDAHRYAWRIEQRADSTAIHLVTVAAGARKDQYAKKERIYANEKSIDRFHDKIEDAFGRDVDLSAPVWAHGVEGATTQLAVLTKAGELPAETDTGISLREAADRHFVKQPSNANRPKPKTFNPALEIAKTWRPAMRSSSPRDFAHVILSAKPGTDKEAFMDAARATLAREFKGHEYVFVMHTNRRHIHVHAAVRLASATGEKLHPGIQDFNRWRQTLAEEARERHISMEAVRRFDQAHAPAYKLKDAKMIERGIAPESIRRRVERVQNREIHQPTREEGRRRAAEAASHWKSLAARQAVVLPPLAAGAVRLYRAEAANEGSHRAPLFSVDRALAEAYAAKGGPSRLVYLDVPADRISELRPSRQQPAKVFVVPPALSLLREPVSGIEETAILPFQRRAEAALTTREEQQRNILSEDKTVRTAETMGAAKRNMAGAMARLGDYLPEGAVKDDLLRRSRDILDRAEAATKEQGRLDRNPGQIEGDRFVEPEPQSVGALFTNEKKGTEIHYNRHDRESGAFQTLAFIDSGKQLDVRDWSNRESVNAALRLASQKWETISVSGSDEYKETAVRLAAEHGYKITNPELQGRIRELRTEIEALRATVTEGKEKPGNTETDAPAKSVSPVGEQRQGPVDQPILNTTPAERAIELNSIRERVDVEAERETRQAARAREAHEANAATGTEGAPYRAPEEARAAREAERAADNSPAREIPADPAQSEAIQALRFEQRRVLDHANRDEQKRIDAENAERFRQEERRQDRDEAEGESM; this comes from the coding sequence ATGATTGATCTTGCCGCTTACGACCTGCGCCCTCTGTCCGAGCGCTTGCGCCGGATCAGAGGCGCCAGGGACTTTCGCGAGCGACAAGCGCTGCTCGAGGCCGTGGACTCTGAGACGCTTCTGGAAGCGGCGCGCCCCGCCCCTGCCCGCTCGTCTCAATTGGCGCGAACCCCTGCGAGCGGTCTGCCCTATACGGGGCCACGCGCGCCGTCGCGCGCCGCTGGCGAAAGCAAAGAAGACGAATGGGCCATGCGCCGGCCGGGAAGCGGACGCGGCGGAATCGCGGCCGACCCTGCGCCAAGCGCTCGTCCGGAAGGCGGAGCCGCTCCCGGCGGCTCCGCTGCTCCCTCCTCTCGGCCCTCCGGCGTCTCTCCCGCAATCGCTGCGAAGGCCGGCCTCGCCGCCGGCGCGCAGGCCGCCGTCGTGAAGCTCGCGAGCTACGGCTCGGGGAGCGCGCGCGCCGCGTCGCTCCTCAACTACCAAAGCGACAAAGGCCAGCTTACCCTCGAGCGCGAGGATGGAACGCTGGTCACCGGCAAGGCCGCTGTCGACGATCTCGCCGCTCACTGGCGCGAAGACGACGCGCGCGAGCCTTCGAAGGATGTCTTTCGCGTTACGCTCACCTTCGAGGGCGGTCTCGATCTCAAGGCGGCGCGGGCGGGGCTCGCAGTCGCCCTCGACGCGCATCGTTATGCCTGGAGGATCGAGCAGCGCGCCGACTCGACTGCGATCCATCTCGTCACTGTGGCCGCCGGCGCGCGCAAAGACCAATATGCAAAGAAAGAGCGCATCTACGCGAACGAGAAATCAATCGATCGCTTTCACGACAAGATCGAGGACGCCTTCGGCCGCGATGTCGATCTCTCGGCGCCGGTTTGGGCGCATGGCGTCGAGGGAGCGACGACCCAGCTTGCAGTGCTCACCAAAGCTGGCGAACTGCCGGCGGAGACCGACACCGGCATAAGTTTGCGAGAAGCCGCCGATCGCCACTTCGTGAAGCAGCCGAGCAACGCGAACCGTCCGAAGCCAAAGACTTTCAACCCGGCGCTCGAGATCGCCAAGACCTGGCGCCCCGCCATGAGATCGAGCAGTCCGCGGGATTTCGCGCATGTGATCTTGAGCGCGAAGCCAGGGACCGACAAAGAGGCTTTCATGGACGCCGCACGGGCGACGCTCGCGCGCGAGTTCAAGGGACACGAATATGTATTCGTCATGCACACGAACAGGCGGCATATTCATGTCCATGCCGCGGTGAGGCTCGCCAGCGCTACAGGCGAAAAGCTGCATCCGGGGATCCAGGATTTCAACCGTTGGCGTCAAACGCTCGCCGAGGAAGCGCGCGAACGTCACATCTCTATGGAGGCCGTTCGTCGCTTCGATCAGGCTCACGCGCCCGCCTATAAGCTCAAGGACGCGAAGATGATCGAGCGCGGCATTGCGCCGGAAAGCATCCGGCGCCGCGTCGAGCGCGTTCAGAACCGCGAAATTCATCAGCCCACGCGCGAGGAGGGCCGGCGCCGCGCCGCCGAAGCGGCTTCTCATTGGAAATCATTGGCCGCTCGCCAAGCGGTCGTCCTTCCGCCGCTCGCAGCCGGCGCCGTGCGGCTCTACCGCGCCGAAGCGGCGAATGAGGGCTCCCATCGCGCGCCTCTCTTTTCCGTCGATCGCGCGCTTGCAGAAGCCTATGCCGCAAAAGGCGGACCTTCGCGGCTCGTTTACTTGGACGTCCCGGCGGACCGCATTTCGGAGCTTCGTCCGTCGCGCCAGCAGCCGGCTAAAGTCTTCGTCGTTCCGCCTGCCCTCAGCTTACTGCGCGAGCCAGTGAGCGGAATCGAAGAAACCGCCATCTTGCCGTTCCAACGCCGCGCCGAGGCCGCGCTGACAACGCGCGAAGAGCAGCAACGCAACATACTCTCGGAGGATAAAACCGTGCGAACAGCAGAAACGATGGGCGCCGCCAAACGAAACATGGCCGGCGCTATGGCCCGTCTTGGCGACTATCTCCCCGAGGGAGCCGTCAAGGACGACCTTCTGCGTCGCTCGCGCGATATTCTTGATCGCGCCGAGGCTGCCACGAAGGAGCAAGGACGACTGGACCGAAACCCTGGACAGATCGAGGGCGACCGCTTCGTCGAACCCGAGCCGCAAAGCGTCGGCGCTCTGTTCACCAACGAGAAAAAGGGAACGGAGATCCATTACAACCGCCACGATCGTGAAAGCGGCGCGTTCCAGACTCTCGCGTTCATAGACAGCGGCAAACAGCTAGACGTTCGCGACTGGAGCAACAGAGAGAGTGTCAATGCGGCTCTGAGGCTCGCTTCTCAAAAATGGGAAACGATAAGCGTCAGCGGAAGCGACGAATACAAGGAAACCGCCGTCCGACTTGCGGCTGAGCACGGCTACAAAATCACGAACCCGGAACTGCAAGGCCGCATTCGCGAGCTGCGCACCGAGATCGAAGCGCTGCGCGCGACCGTGACCGAGGGGAAAGAAAAACCCGGAAACACAGAGACGGATGCGCCGGCGAAATCTGTCTCGCCTGTTGGCGAACAACGTCAAGGCCCCGTCGACCAACCAATCCTCAACACGACGCCAGCGGAGCGCGCGATCGAGCTCAATAGCATCCGCGAGCGCGTCGACGTCGAGGCGGAACGAGAAACCCGCCAGGCAGCACGCGCGAGGGAAGCTCACGAAGCCAACGCCGCCACCGGAACCGAAGGAGCGCCTTACCGCGCTCCAGAGGAAGCCCGCGCGGCACGCGAAGCGGAGCGGGCCGCAGACAACAGTCCCGCTCGCGAAATCCCCGCAGACCCCGCGCAAAGCGAGGCTATTCAGGCCCTTCGCTTTGAACAGCGCCGCGTGCTCGATCACGCCAATCGCGACGAGCAGAAACGCATCGACGCGGAGAACGCCGAACGCTTTCGCCAAGAAGAGCGCCGTCAGGATCGCGACGAAGCGGAAGGCGAGTCCATGTAG
- the mobC gene encoding plasmid mobilization relaxosome protein MobC encodes MTDQQTGSRRKAVTRSVRMSEEEHALFGEFCDSLGVTPSEALRRLARSAALLGPTFTGEARAEVIALTRQMRAVGNNLNQAVHHMNAGHVIQSEDMNGHLEAVSRAVGELDRLYRSLCVKSYRRTEAAVGGRSK; translated from the coding sequence ATGACGGACCAGCAGACCGGTTCCCGCCGAAAGGCCGTGACGCGCAGCGTGCGCATGTCCGAGGAAGAGCACGCGCTCTTCGGGGAATTTTGTGACTCTCTTGGGGTGACGCCGAGCGAAGCCTTGCGGCGCCTGGCGAGGTCTGCCGCGCTGTTGGGCCCGACGTTCACGGGTGAGGCGCGCGCCGAGGTCATTGCGCTCACGAGGCAAATGCGCGCCGTCGGCAACAATCTCAATCAGGCCGTTCATCACATGAACGCGGGTCATGTGATCCAGAGCGAAGATATGAACGGGCACCTGGAGGCGGTGAGCCGCGCGGTCGGCGAGCTCGATCGCCTCTACCGGTCGCTCTGTGTCAAATCCTATCGACGAACTGAAGCCGCCGTCGGCGGGCGCTCGAAATGA
- a CDS encoding P-loop NTPase: MSKAIYVVGGSKGGVGKSLVTMGLVHNLTQRGEEVFVIDADTSNPDVFKSYENEVVCELVNLDEADGWIRFVNICDEYKGSSVVVNTAARNNVGVAAYGRTLSQSLEELERQLVTLWVINRQRDSLELLQDYIDAIPNSTVHVLKNGYFGADSKFELYNGSEVKSSVEKQGGRSLLFPDMADRVSDDLYSNRLSIARAWQTMPIGNRAELRRWLEEVSKVFAPVVDNE; this comes from the coding sequence ATGAGCAAGGCGATTTACGTGGTGGGCGGAAGCAAGGGTGGGGTGGGCAAATCGCTCGTCACCATGGGCCTCGTCCACAATCTCACCCAAAGAGGCGAGGAGGTTTTCGTCATCGACGCAGACACTTCGAACCCCGACGTGTTCAAGTCATATGAGAACGAGGTCGTCTGCGAGCTCGTGAATTTGGACGAGGCGGACGGATGGATCCGCTTCGTGAACATCTGCGACGAATACAAGGGCAGCAGCGTCGTCGTGAACACGGCGGCGCGCAACAACGTAGGGGTCGCGGCATATGGTCGAACACTCAGCCAGTCCCTTGAGGAGCTCGAGCGCCAGCTGGTGACGCTCTGGGTGATCAATCGTCAGCGCGACAGCCTGGAGCTGCTGCAGGACTACATCGACGCGATTCCGAACTCGACGGTGCACGTCTTGAAGAACGGGTACTTCGGAGCCGATTCGAAATTCGAGCTCTATAACGGCTCCGAGGTGAAATCCTCGGTCGAGAAGCAGGGTGGCCGTTCCCTGCTGTTTCCCGACATGGCCGATCGCGTGAGCGACGATCTCTACAGCAATCGCTTGAGCATCGCGCGCGCCTGGCAAACGATGCCGATCGGCAATCGCGCCGAGCTGCGCCGCTGGCTCGAAGAGGTGAGCAAGGTGTTCGCGCCAGTCGTCGATAATGAATGA
- a CDS encoding cation diffusion facilitator family transporter — protein sequence MPAPDRASLIRQAFRLEWLTVTWMVVEGVVAITAGVAAGSLTLTAFGLDSVIELASACVLIWRLNVELRHGQAFSERSEHLASKIGGGLLFGLAAYIVAGAIWSLWTRHGEAFSLPGLIVALLAIPIMTLLSRRKLKIATQLGSRAMRADAVESITCGWLSLVVVIGLVADLLLGAWWVDAATSLAIVWFVVKEGREALTGEECCKHD from the coding sequence TTGCCCGCGCCGGATCGCGCCTCGCTTATCCGGCAAGCCTTCCGCCTCGAATGGCTTACGGTTACATGGATGGTGGTCGAGGGTGTCGTCGCAATCACGGCCGGTGTAGCGGCGGGAAGCCTTACACTTACCGCCTTCGGGCTCGATAGCGTGATCGAGTTGGCGTCGGCTTGTGTTCTCATCTGGCGTCTAAACGTCGAATTGCGACACGGGCAGGCTTTTTCCGAGCGCTCTGAGCACCTCGCCAGCAAGATTGGCGGAGGCCTGCTCTTCGGATTGGCCGCTTACATCGTTGCCGGAGCCATTTGGAGCTTGTGGACGCGACACGGCGAGGCTTTTTCCCTCCCCGGACTGATTGTCGCGCTGCTGGCAATCCCCATCATGACATTGCTCTCGCGGCGCAAGCTCAAGATAGCGACCCAACTTGGCAGCCGGGCAATGCGAGCAGATGCCGTCGAGAGCATCACTTGCGGCTGGCTGTCGTTGGTTGTGGTGATCGGACTCGTTGCCGACCTTCTACTTGGCGCGTGGTGGGTGGACGCCGCGACCTCGCTGGCGATTGTTTGGTTCGTCGTGAAGGAGGGACGTGAGGCGTTGACGGGCGAAGAATGTTGCAAGCACGACTAG
- a CDS encoding CHASE3 domain-containing protein: MWTQIGKAVLKRVMLAVLPLALVVTLGGYLSYRYNTALKDNRDLVVHTHKVISAIERALSDIQDAETGQRGFIITGEETYLAPYEHALQTIPNSLREVRSLVLDRSEQLVRLDALEIVVSKKLDELSATILLRSESGFEAARAAVVKAAGKESMDRIRFLAAQMSSVETDLLAERTSVVARNEQTILWLALFFAVASVATRVLVAFASARAERHESVATDLDPGKGATSAV; the protein is encoded by the coding sequence ATGTGGACGCAAATCGGCAAAGCGGTCTTGAAACGGGTGATGCTGGCGGTCCTACCGCTCGCGCTTGTCGTGACGCTGGGCGGCTACCTCTCGTATCGCTACAACACGGCCCTTAAAGACAATCGAGACCTTGTGGTCCATACCCACAAGGTCATTTCCGCAATCGAACGCGCCCTCAGCGACATCCAAGACGCCGAGACTGGGCAGCGCGGCTTCATCATTACGGGTGAGGAAACATATCTCGCTCCGTATGAACACGCCTTACAAACGATCCCCAATTCGTTGCGAGAAGTTCGGAGCCTCGTCCTGGATCGTTCCGAGCAACTCGTTCGCTTGGATGCCCTCGAAATCGTCGTAAGCAAAAAGCTCGATGAGCTTAGCGCAACGATCCTGCTGCGGAGCGAGTCGGGCTTCGAGGCGGCGCGCGCAGCCGTTGTGAAAGCCGCAGGCAAGGAATCGATGGACCGCATTCGCTTCCTGGCGGCCCAAATGAGCTCGGTTGAAACAGATTTGCTTGCCGAAAGGACAAGCGTCGTCGCGCGCAACGAACAGACTATTCTCTGGTTAGCACTCTTTTTCGCCGTGGCGTCCGTCGCAACCCGCGTGTTGGTCGCGTTTGCGTCTGCTCGCGCGGAGCGCCACGAAAGCGTCGCAACCGATCTCGATCCGGGAAAGGGAGCGACAAGCGCAGTTTGA
- a CDS encoding sensor histidine kinase, whose protein sequence is MRSQITALVQKGLPRSIVGWFVVCWAAFLLASILVGGLLWSLYRQSTTDQLRRASAAVAYGCDAIAAGYSSLIADPSRAPDVATPALEKDLAVVVKMALRDLDGVEGGVWKMDQGSVAYAFPTYEGTGEKTDVPQAEQASIREASEFAALHRAPYDHRQDGRAQTLLLRGCPLPGATSNLSAWTMTRVATVGGRAYGQAMTGLGILLAVLLGSAAGLGHVLLGWSRRLRSLEKALASSADELPTLEATGQRDLDRIVEAINRAGARLSEARSTAKALTQQMAEAKRLATLGRVVAGVAHEIRNPIAAMRLKAENAVAAGPDLARKDRALEAIVEQIGRLEALLQNLLSSIQQAPPQPMLVTDISAFLTGRADLFSEQAAAHGVALETRSCETGAVFDPKRMAQAIDNLILNAIQNSPTGGHVLLHAERTEDQLVFSVADSGRGVPEVLRDHMFEPFTTGRAEGTGLGLAIVREVAEAHGGAARVIHRRDGTTFIVELPWRTS, encoded by the coding sequence ATGCGCTCTCAAATCACAGCCCTTGTGCAAAAAGGCTTGCCGCGTTCGATCGTGGGGTGGTTTGTCGTTTGCTGGGCGGCGTTTCTTTTAGCCTCAATTTTGGTCGGCGGGCTCCTGTGGTCGCTGTATCGCCAATCTACTACCGACCAGCTGCGTCGCGCATCCGCCGCAGTGGCATATGGCTGCGACGCCATCGCCGCTGGATATAGCTCCCTCATCGCCGATCCATCTCGGGCGCCCGATGTCGCGACTCCGGCGCTTGAGAAGGACCTAGCCGTTGTCGTCAAGATGGCGCTACGCGACCTTGACGGCGTAGAAGGTGGCGTCTGGAAAATGGATCAGGGTTCGGTTGCTTACGCCTTCCCTACCTATGAGGGGACGGGCGAAAAAACTGACGTGCCGCAAGCGGAACAGGCGAGCATTCGAGAAGCCTCCGAATTCGCTGCGCTCCACAGAGCGCCTTACGATCATCGTCAGGATGGACGCGCTCAGACGCTGCTGCTGCGCGGCTGCCCCTTACCGGGAGCTACTTCAAATCTCTCAGCCTGGACAATGACGCGTGTCGCGACGGTCGGAGGGCGGGCGTACGGCCAGGCGATGACCGGGCTCGGCATACTCTTGGCCGTCCTGCTCGGCTCCGCCGCGGGGCTCGGTCATGTGTTGCTTGGTTGGTCGCGCCGCTTGCGCAGTCTCGAAAAGGCCCTCGCCTCCAGCGCGGATGAGCTCCCCACGCTCGAAGCCACCGGCCAACGCGACCTCGACCGCATCGTCGAGGCGATCAATCGCGCTGGGGCTCGCCTGTCAGAGGCAAGATCGACCGCCAAAGCGCTGACGCAGCAAATGGCTGAAGCCAAACGTCTTGCAACGCTTGGGCGGGTCGTGGCGGGCGTCGCTCATGAGATTCGCAATCCAATCGCCGCAATGCGGCTCAAAGCTGAAAACGCCGTCGCTGCCGGCCCTGATCTCGCTCGCAAAGATCGAGCATTGGAGGCGATCGTCGAACAAATCGGGCGATTGGAGGCGCTGTTGCAGAACCTCTTGAGCTCGATCCAACAAGCGCCGCCACAGCCGATGCTGGTGACGGATATTTCCGCCTTCCTCACGGGGCGTGCGGATCTGTTCAGCGAGCAGGCGGCTGCACATGGCGTCGCGCTCGAAACCAGAAGCTGCGAGACCGGAGCGGTATTCGACCCCAAGCGCATGGCTCAAGCAATCGACAACCTCATCCTCAATGCGATCCAGAACAGCCCGACCGGAGGCCATGTGCTCCTCCACGCGGAACGGACTGAGGATCAGCTGGTTTTTTCAGTGGCCGACAGCGGCCGTGGTGTGCCCGAAGTGCTGCGAGATCATATGTTCGAGCCGTTTACGACGGGCCGCGCGGAGGGCACGGGTCTGGGGCTCGCCATCGTACGGGAGGTTGCGGAGGCGCACGGCGGCGCCGCGCGCGTTATTCACCGCCGGGACGGAACGACTTTCATTGTGGAGCTGCCATGGCGAACGTCCTGA
- a CDS encoding sigma-54-dependent transcriptional regulator, with product MANVLIIEDDQALRESLAETLREFGHRAIEAASGRLGLDISTRERIDAVLLDLRMPGMDGLEVLRRLRADRVETPPVAILTAYATSANTIEAMRLGAFDHLTKPIGRDDLFSLISRMLATRASSDHVPAPLAAGDDELIGPSAAMRSVEKTIGLVADSDATVLITGETGTGKEIVARAVHRHGRRSAGPFIAVNCAAIPAELLESELFGHARGAFTGAIAERRGAFRDADKGTLFLDEIGDMDIAVQAKILRALQERIVTPVGGRAVRVDVRVLAATNKDLPTAVQTGRFREDLFYRLNVVPIHLPPLRERLADILPLAEHFLRQATAPPKRLASDAAARLLAYSWPGNIRELKNAVERVAILCRGDAIASSDFDFLATKSSAHSGALDFAQGDLPTAISRLERYMITRALQEADGNRTEAARRLGIHRQLLYSKAQKFGIDIGEASEYQTGAVAKPDKPR from the coding sequence ATGGCGAACGTCCTGATCATAGAAGACGACCAGGCGCTACGGGAAAGTCTCGCCGAGACGCTGAGGGAGTTCGGACACCGCGCGATCGAGGCCGCCAGTGGGCGCCTCGGCCTCGATATCTCGACACGCGAGCGAATTGACGCCGTCCTGCTCGACCTCCGCATGCCGGGCATGGATGGTCTCGAAGTGCTTCGACGCTTACGCGCCGATCGCGTCGAGACCCCACCAGTCGCGATTCTGACCGCCTACGCCACCTCGGCCAATACGATCGAGGCGATGCGTCTCGGCGCATTCGACCACTTGACCAAACCCATTGGGCGCGACGACCTTTTCTCGCTCATCTCGCGCATGCTCGCGACGCGCGCCTCGAGCGACCATGTCCCCGCACCCTTGGCGGCCGGCGACGACGAACTGATTGGGCCGAGCGCCGCCATGCGCAGTGTCGAGAAGACGATCGGTCTCGTCGCCGATAGCGATGCCACGGTGCTCATCACTGGCGAAACAGGAACCGGAAAGGAGATTGTCGCCCGCGCCGTCCATCGCCATGGACGGCGCAGCGCTGGCCCCTTCATCGCCGTGAACTGCGCCGCGATCCCGGCGGAGCTGCTCGAGAGCGAGCTGTTCGGCCATGCGCGTGGCGCCTTCACCGGCGCAATCGCCGAGCGCCGCGGCGCTTTCCGCGACGCGGACAAGGGCACGTTGTTCCTCGACGAAATCGGCGACATGGACATCGCCGTGCAGGCGAAAATTCTGAGGGCGCTTCAGGAACGAATCGTCACGCCTGTCGGCGGCCGCGCGGTTCGCGTCGACGTGCGCGTCCTCGCCGCGACGAACAAGGATCTCCCGACAGCTGTCCAGACCGGACGCTTCCGCGAAGACCTGTTTTATCGTCTGAACGTTGTGCCGATCCATCTCCCGCCGTTGCGCGAACGGCTCGCCGACATTTTGCCACTTGCCGAGCACTTCCTGCGGCAGGCGACCGCGCCGCCAAAGCGATTGGCCTCTGACGCCGCAGCGCGCCTCCTGGCTTACTCTTGGCCCGGCAACATCCGCGAACTCAAGAACGCGGTCGAACGCGTTGCGATTCTCTGCCGCGGCGACGCGATCGCTTCGTCTGACTTCGACTTCCTCGCCACCAAGTCGAGCGCCCATTCCGGCGCGCTGGACTTTGCGCAGGGCGATCTACCGACAGCGATCTCTCGGTTGGAGCGATACATGATCACCAGAGCGCTTCAGGAAGCCGACGGCAACCGAACCGAAGCCGCGCGTCGCCTCGGCATTCATCGCCAGTTGCTCTACTCCAAGGCGCAGAAGTTCGGCATCGACATCGGTGAAGCGTCCGAATATCAGACAGGCGCCGTCGCCAAACCCGACAAGCCGCGCTGA
- a CDS encoding MFS transporter: MKPFRHDVIGSEHEPSVIFHRDAKRPQPARSTEISAVQTTATGPSRSRTALDWLNFLLADVQGGVGPFLAIYLWSNQGWDATHVGIVMTVAGIATVAMRAPAGALIDWTFRKRALIVAATGIVGAGAIVLSLFPSFWPAAAAQALIGACDAVFPPALAAISLGLVGRQAFTGRVGRNEAFNHAGNAFTAIGAGLAGYLIAPAAVLWLVALFAALSAGAALLIEPHEIDHALARGLDDNRSGEEIGKRPSGLRVIFECKPLLIFTAAITLFHFANAAMLPLVGERLSLGHRDSGSLFIAACIIAAQIVMVPMAILVGAKSDAIGRKPLFLLGFAALPIRGVLYTLADDPSYLVSIQLLDGVGAGLFGALFPLVVADLTKGTGHYNLALGASGAAWGLGAALSNSVAGFIVDKAGFNAAFLFLAGAATLALLLFWFAVPETGGRANREKTGS; this comes from the coding sequence ATGAAACCATTTCGACACGACGTCATCGGCAGCGAGCATGAACCGTCTGTAATCTTTCACCGTGACGCGAAGCGTCCGCAGCCCGCGCGCTCGACCGAAATATCCGCTGTTCAAACGACGGCCACGGGCCCAAGCCGCAGCCGGACGGCGCTTGACTGGCTCAACTTCCTGCTCGCGGACGTGCAGGGAGGAGTAGGGCCCTTTCTCGCGATCTACCTATGGTCGAACCAGGGATGGGACGCGACGCATGTCGGCATCGTCATGACCGTCGCGGGAATCGCGACCGTGGCGATGCGCGCTCCCGCGGGAGCGCTCATCGACTGGACGTTCCGCAAACGTGCGCTGATTGTCGCCGCAACGGGAATCGTGGGAGCTGGCGCGATCGTCCTCAGCCTTTTCCCCTCGTTCTGGCCAGCGGCGGCGGCGCAGGCGTTGATCGGCGCCTGCGACGCGGTGTTCCCTCCTGCTCTCGCGGCGATCAGCCTCGGGCTGGTCGGCAGACAGGCTTTCACTGGACGCGTCGGCCGCAACGAAGCCTTCAATCATGCCGGCAACGCCTTCACGGCGATCGGGGCAGGGCTTGCCGGCTATCTGATCGCGCCCGCCGCCGTATTGTGGCTCGTGGCGCTGTTCGCGGCGCTGAGCGCTGGCGCCGCGCTCCTTATCGAACCGCATGAGATTGATCATGCGTTGGCGCGCGGCCTGGATGACAACCGTAGCGGCGAGGAGATCGGAAAGCGTCCCAGCGGCCTGCGCGTCATTTTCGAGTGCAAACCGCTGCTGATCTTTACGGCGGCGATCACTTTGTTCCATTTCGCCAACGCCGCCATGCTTCCGCTCGTTGGCGAGCGTTTGAGCCTAGGACACAGGGACTCAGGATCCTTGTTCATCGCCGCCTGCATCATCGCAGCGCAAATCGTTATGGTTCCAATGGCGATTCTGGTCGGCGCCAAGAGCGACGCCATTGGCCGCAAGCCGCTCTTTCTTCTTGGCTTCGCCGCTTTGCCGATCCGCGGTGTCCTTTATACGCTCGCGGACGATCCCTCTTATCTCGTTTCAATTCAGTTGCTCGACGGCGTTGGCGCGGGTCTGTTCGGCGCGCTTTTTCCGCTCGTTGTCGCCGATCTGACCAAGGGAACCGGCCATTACAATCTAGCGCTCGGCGCCTCTGGCGCGGCCTGGGGTCTTGGAGCCGCGCTCAGCAATTCGGTCGCGGGCTTCATCGTCGACAAAGCAGGTTTTAACGCCGCGTTCCTGTTTCTCGCCGGGGCGGCGACGCTCGCGCTCCTGCTGTTCTGGTTCGCTGTCCCGGAAACCGGCGGGCGAGCAAATCGAGAAAAGACAGGATCATGA